The Phaseolus vulgaris cultivar G19833 chromosome 5, P. vulgaris v2.0, whole genome shotgun sequence genomic interval AGGCTTGTTGACAGCATCCCATGGAGCTGCCAACGAAATCGACGTTGCTGATCTTGGCTACCAAGAGAGACACAAGCTCCTTGAGAGGTTGGTCAAGGTTGCTGAAGAGGACAATGAGTCCTTCTTGTTGAAACTCAAGGACCGTATTGACAGGTATATATTCTTACCTCAACGACCTTCTTCCTCACATAACTCGTTTATTCTTACACTCTCTTTCTGCTTCTTACAGAGTTGGACTCGACATTCCCACCATTGAAGTTCGATACGAGCACCTCAAGATTGAAGCAGAGGCTTTTGTTGGAGGCAGAGCTTTGCCCTCTTTCATCAACTCTGCTACTAATGTCATTGAGGTACCTACGGAATAATGCCTCCTTTCACTTCCtgttctttttctcttttcttctacAATTACTCTCTCGACCCAACTCAACACGCCTTTTCTTCTACAATTATTTGATCTTGCAGGGATTTCTTAACTTTCTCCATATCCTCCCCAGCAGAAAGAAACACGTTACTATTCTCAAAGATGTGAGCGGGGTTATCAAACCTCGCAGGATGACTCTGCTTTTGGGTCCTCCGAGTTCAGGAAAGACCACACTCCTCTTGGCCTTGTCAGGAAAACTTGATAAAAGTCTTCAGGTCAGACACAAatctattattactattttttctttgaaaacgAAAGTAGAAAGAAAGACTAACATGAATACCGATGTGTTTGTTGTTCAGGTATCTGGAAAAGTGACTTACAATGGGCATGAACTGAACGAGTTTGTACCCCAGAGAACCGCTGCTTACATCAGCCAGCATGATGTTCACATTGGAGAAATGACTGTGAGGGAAACCTTGGCTTTCTCAGCAAGGTGCCAAGGGGTTGGATCACGTTATGGTCAGTTCCCCTTCACCACCCCTCTCTTACCTTTTCAAACTCTAATTTAACATCTATTCACTCTAACCCATCATCATTTACTTTTTCTGAATCCACAGACATGCTGTCTGAATTGTCTAGAAGGGAGAAAGCGGCAAATATCAAGCCTGACCCAGATCTTGATGTCTACATGAAGGTCAGCAAATAACAAAACCAAAACAAGAAAGTATATATATACCATCTTTGCACTGCATCTGATTGTCTTTTGATATAACAGGCAACTGCAACTGCAGGCCAGGAGTCAAGCATAGTGACAGATTATACAATGAAGGTAATGAATGCTTAAACAAACAAGGTTCAATTCAATTATGTGATGACATGTGCTAGTGTTTGCTACGATGACCAACAAAGATACTGAACTGGTCGACTGTGTAACTTGGCAGATTCTGGGGTTGGATATATGTGCTGATACCATGGTGGGGGATGAAATGTTGCGTGGGATTTCTGGAGGACAGAGGAAGCGTGTTACTACAGGAGAGATGTTGGTTGGACCAGCAAATGCTTTATTCATGGATGAAATCTCCACCGGGTTGGACAGTTCCACCACATTTCAGATTGTGAGTTGTCTGAGGCAATATGTCCACATTCTGAATGGAACTGCTGTGATATCTTTGCTCCAGCCAGCACCTGAGACTTACGACCTTTTTGACGACATTATCTTAATCTCCGACGGCCAAGTGGTTTACCATGGCCCTCGTGAGTATGTTCTGGACTTCTTTGAATCCATGGGTTTCAGATGTCCCGAGAGGAAAGGTGCTGCTGACTTCCTTCAAGAAGTGACTTCCAAAAAAGATCAAGCACAGTACTGGGTGCGCAGAGATCAACCATACAGATTTGTGACAGTTACTCAATTTGCTGAGGCATTTCAATCATTCCATATTGGTAGGAAACTTGGTCAGGAGCTTGCAGTTTCATTTGACAAGACCAAGAGCCACCCTGCTGCATTGACCACTAAGAAGTTTGGTATCAACAAGAAGGAGCTGTTAAAGGCTAACTTCTCAAGGGAGTATTTGCTCATGAAAAGGAATTCATTTGTGTACATCTTCAAGCTATGTCAGGTTGGTGATTGTTTTATATCAAGAAAAACTCTACACCCTAGTTCATTTGCATGTCTATGAATCTATGATCATCATTTTTAATTGCTTTTGATGATGCTTTTCAGCTTTTCATCATGGCGTTGATTGCATTGACGCTGTTCTTCCGAACGGAGATGGACCATGACAGTCTTGATGGTGCTGGTGTTTATGCTGGTgccatattttttacaataataacGGTTATGTTTAATGGAATGGCTGAGATTTCCATGACCATTGCCAAGCTTCCTGTTTTCTACAAGCAGCGAGATCTTCTGTTCTTTCCCTCTTGGGCTTATGCTATTCCTTCGTGGATTCTCAAGATTCCGGTTACTATAGCAGAAGTGGCTCTTTGGGTATTCCTGACCTACTATGTTATTGGATATGATCCCAATGTGGGGAGGTAAAGAAACTAACTGGTTTGAGTTGTTTGAAGCTTGTGAATGTTGCCTCTTCTACTAATTTGCATTGTACTTATGATCTGAGTTCTTTAATTTGGGTGGTGCAGGCTCTTCAAGCAGTACCTCATCCTACTACTTATCAGTCAGATGGCTTCTTCATTATTCCGAGCCATTGCAGCACTCGGTAGAAACATGATTGTCGCCAACACGTTTGGATCCTTTTCGGTTCTCACTCTTCTTACATTGGGCGGTTTCATTCTGTCAAAAAGTAAgtctaattaacacaaacatgCTATTGAAAAATTGTCGCATTTCTAATTATGATAAAACATAAGCTAATGCTTGGTCGTTCTGTTTCCAATGAAACAGGGGATATCAAAAAATGGTGGATTTGGGGTTTCTGGATTTCACCTCTGATGTATGGGCAGAATGCTCTGATGACAAATGAATTTCTTGGAAACAGCTGGCACAACGTAATTTCTTGATTAATGAAATTGTATGCTAGTGCTTCTTTGGTCAAGGAAAGTTTGATTCTAATTTCTTTTCTATCTAATTACAGGATACCCACAATTTAGGACTTGATTATCTGGATTCTCGCGCGTTCTTCAAAGATGCATATTGGTATTGGCTTGGTCTTGGGGCATTGGTTGGGTTTGTGCTCTTTTTCAACGTGGTGTTTGGTTTTGCTCTAGATTTCCTTGGCCGTGAGTACTTTTCACATCATTTGTACTTTAAAATTCTGTCATAAATGCAATTCAAGGTCTTACTGATAAGTATGCCTCCGAATGTGAATGCAGCATTTGATAAGCCACAAGCAGTGATAGCTGAAGAACCAACTCATGAAGGAAGCCCCGCAGAAGTTGAATTACCACGCATAGGTGAGTTATGCTCACTCATATTCAATACTAAACCACAGGCATATACTCCTTTATCATCACCAATTCGTATTATATTCCAAGACGTTGAACATATTTTTCAAATGTCCTGCAGAAACGGGAAAAGATGGTTCTGTTGTGGAATCCAGCCATGGAAAGAAAAAAGGAATGGTTCTTCCTTTTGAACCACATTCCATCACCTTTGATGAAGTCGTATACTCAGTTGACATGCCACAGGTAAATCACATTCCATGTTATTGGGTTTGTAGCAGTGAGTGAGTGACTTCATTTTAACACTTCTTCagccagaaaaaaaaaaaattgatttctaactCCCTTGATTTTCACTTGCAGGAAATGAAGGAACAAGGTGTACAAGAGGACAAACTGGTGCTTCTGAAGGGTGTTAGTGGTGCATTCAGGCCTGGTGTTCTCACAGCCTTGATGGGTGTGAGTGGTGCTGGTAAGACCACGTTGATGGATGTTCTGGCTGGTAGGAAAACCGGTGGATATATCGAAGGAAACATCAAAATTTCTGGGTACCCTAAGAAGCAAGAAACATTTGCTCGTATCTCTGGATACTGTGAGCAAAATGATATCCATTCACCTCATGTTACAGTTTACGAGTCCTTGCTCTACTCAGCATGGCTACGTTTACCTTCAAGTGTTGATTCCAAAACCAGAAAGGTTAGTTAGTAAGAACTGAGAAAAGTAAAAACGCTTTAACTTTAAGTTCTTAGAGGCTGATTGTTTGAACTCTTTGGATTTGACAAATGGTTGCATGCATGCAGATGTTCATTGAGGAAGTCATGGAATTGGTGGAGCTTAACCCATTGAGGAACTCGCTGGTTGGATTGCCCGGTGTGAGTGGACTCTCTACTGAACAGCGGAAGAGGCTGACTATTGCGGTTGAATTGGTGGCTAATCCTTCCATAATTTTCATGGATGAGCCTACTTCTGGGCTAGATGCAAGAGCTGCTGCTATTGTTATGAGAACAGTCAGAAACACTGTGGACACTGGAAGAACTGTGGTGTGCACCATCCATCAACCCAGCATTGACATATTTGAAGCATTTGATGAGGTGAGTGCCAAAAATGACAAATGAAAACGTCTCTTACTTGGTTTCTCTCCCTCCTAGGCTTGAATCTAACATGATGTCTTTTTGTGTGATTCCAGCTATTCCTAATGAAGCGTGGAGGACAGGAAATATATGTCGGCCCACTGGGTCGTCATTctagtcatctgatcaagtatTTTGAGGTAACATCATAGTTTAATTATGAAGTGAAGGACCATGATTCTTCAGAGTAAATACTAAATTTTTGCAATGATTTTTCCACTGTCCAGAGCATTGACGGGGTGAGCAAAATCAAAGACGGATATAACCCGGCTACTTGGATGTTGGAAGTTACAACCACAGCTCAAGAGCTTGGTTTGGGCGTTGATTTCACTGACTTATACAGGAACTCTGATCTATATAGGTAGGGAAACGCAAGTGGATATGAATTTACTAAGTTTTCTTGATTCTCATAATGCTTATTTGAGTTTTTTCATGACTTTTCAGGAGAAACAAGCAGCTTATACAAGAATTGGGTCAGCCTGCTCCTGGTTCAAAGGATCTTTATTTCCCTACTCAATTCTCTCAGAACTTCTTTGTCCAATGCCAAGCTTGCTTATGGAAACAACGTTGGTCATATTGGCGTAATCCACCATACACTGCTGTGAGGTTTTTCTTCACAACTTTCATAGCCATAATGTTTGGAACCATGTTCTGGGACCTCGGAGGCAAACGGTAAGTCAAATAAATTCTTACTATTTCTCACCACCAAAAGTAATATATGGTGTGACACCTTCCAAATTCCTCTAGAGTTCTGATTCATGTGGTGCTTTTACAGCTCAACAAGAGGAGACCTGATGAATGCTCTCGGTTCAATGTACACTGCTGTTCTCTTCCTTGGAGTACAAAATTCTTCTTCCGTACAGCCAGTGGTGGCAGTTGAAAGGACTGTCTTCTACAGAGAAAAAGCTGCCGGAATGTATTCTGCCTTACCCTATGCATTTTCACAGGTAACTCACATGTCATAACATAACATCATCGTTACTTATTTATTGTTTTACCTACATTACTTACTAGTACTTTAGTTTGCATATGTGTGTGTACATTAACTATGTTAAGTGACCAAGAAACTAACAAACTGGTACTTTTTTTTGTCTCAGATTCTGGTGGAGCTACCCTATATCTTTACTCAAGCGGTGACATACGGTGTAATAGTTTATGCCATGATCGGATTTGAGTGGACTGCAGAGAAATTCTTTTGGTATCTGTTTTTCATGTACTTCACACTGCTGTACTTCACCTTCTACGGCATGATGGGTGTGGCAGTGACACCAAACCACCATGTTGCTTCCATTGTGTCGGCTGCATTCTATGCAATTTGGAATCTCTTCTCAGGATTTGTTGTTGCAAGACCTGTGAGTTGCTTGTTGCCACCCTGCTTTTGAATTAATAATACACTGAGAAATGCATGAATATAGAGTGAATATATGTGGTATGGTTTCAAATGGtatgattataataataatgttgttgttttgtattttgaacAGAGCATCCCAATATGGTGGAGATGGTACTATTGGGCATGCCCAGTGGCTTGGACCTTATATGGATTGGTTGGATCTCAGTTTGGAGATGTAATGGAGCTAATGGAGGCTGAAGGTAACAAGACTGTGAAAGCTTTCATAGAAGACAGTTATGGTATCAAACATGACTTCATTGGAGTTGCTGCTGTTGTGGTTGCTGGCATTGCAGTTCTCTTTGGATTTACTTTTGCTGTTGCAATCAAGACCTTCAACTTCCAAAAGAGATAGACAAATAGAGAGTAGATTTTTCCAACTTCaaatattctttatattttccctctttttttccccttgtttttaatttctccCTAAACTTGTAATGTTTTGTTTGTATCTATAGTTTGTGTGCAACACCTGCCAATTGAAGGCTTGTacttaaaaaaatgtatgtatGATGAGTTTTTAGATTTCTATCTCCAACTTGTACCTTAAATTTAGTTTGATTCATCAACTGCATCATACATCATCCACCATCACACCAACAAGTTGGTGTTGAACTTAATTGATTCTCTTGAATTTAATTgcacaaacaaaataaataaaaatagaataacATTATATTTCAACACTTCCTATCAAGTTGAAACTTATAAATCATATGCACTAATCTTAGAACATAAAAACTGAGCATTAGGTGCTTCTAGAGATTTAGTTAGAATGTTTATGAGTTGTTCACTAGAGTTGGCAAACTTTTTCTCTATCTaacaaaatgataattaatctCCATATGTTTAATTCTCTCTCTTATCAGATTTGATAAGTTCATTTATTAGTcactacaaaaataattttaattaatgcaTGTGAATCTAATATTGAATATGTACTCATATGAGTGAGTCTAGTTGTATTAACGAGTTTGACTATATGAGTGAGTCTGATTGTATTATTGGGCCTGACGGTATCAATGTGTCAAAATGTAGATGTgatgaacatatatttattcacactcaataaTTTTAATCATGAATTATttgactataataataaataaatctattattttaattaatattcatataattgagtttatttgggttttaactattatttttgtgtttttagagtaaatggtAAGGAAGCGTCTACAAAATACAAGAAATCTGGAGAGTTGGAAACTTTttaacaaaatctaaactacaatatttttccaagatccttggagtagaaaagcctataaaaagacacaagtctcaaagagaaagagagagcttcataggattttcttagtttcttttcttctttgtaattcttttgcctccgcatggaaagcTAAACCTTTTGGTTGATTTCTTTGTGATTCCCTATTGAGTTTTAAGGTTTtaatcaataaaagtttcatttttaaattctttatagcaggtgtttttattgtctaatctcctacaaaactagtttttgtgagaggttgtacttgaacgcatgattaaGAGTCTTCattatcttaaactttgatttcttagttagttcgtatTGTTCTAGTTAATTTATTGGgcacatgattcaagagagaggagataagcattcttatggagtatacgcatgaaacaaaatgggtattgattaaaccagtagacgcatgATTTACTAATGAGTTTCAGTTGAAGCAgattggcgcatgttcaattTGATTTAGCTCTGTTAGAGgattgataaataaataatctttaGATAACTTGTGAGGAATTCTGGAAGAACTTGAGAGTCAATCTGAATTCTTTATTGATTTAaatcatcatttatattttctcGCTTAACGATCATAATCCCTTTTGCTTTACTATTATTGAAAATTTTCCCTTGCCACTTAAAGCACAAGGAATTAAGAGATTCTTCTTTATTCCATTTTTCCATGCTTGTCCATCACTTCTTTATACCAATTAATTTTCTCCCAAGGTAAGTGGTTCTCCAGGTTccatctttttctctttctatgG includes:
- the LOC137835991 gene encoding pleiotropic drug resistance protein 1-like isoform X2, encoding MEGSDIYRASNSMRARSSTVWRNNSVEVFSRSSREEDDEEALKWAALEKLPTYNRLRKGLLTASHGAANEIDVADLGYQERHKLLERLVKVAEEDNESFLLKLKDRIDRVGLDIPTIEVRYEHLKIEAEAFVGGRALPSFINSATNVIEGFLNFLHILPSRKKHVTILKDVSGVIKPRRMTLLLGPPSSGKTTLLLALSGKLDKSLQVSGKVTYNGHELNEFVPQRTAAYISQHDVHIGEMTVRETLAFSARCQGVGSRYDMLSELSRREKAANIKPDPDLDVYMKATATAGQESSIVTDYTMKILGLDICADTMVGDEMLRGISGGQRKRVTTGEMLVGPANALFMDEISTGLDSSTTFQIVSCLRQYVHILNGTAVISLLQPAPETYDLFDDIILISDGQVVYHGPREYVLDFFESMGFRCPERKGAADFLQEVTSKKDQAQYWVRRDQPYRFVTVTQFAEAFQSFHIGRKLGQELAVSFDKTKSHPAALTTKKFGINKKELLKANFSREYLLMKRNSFVYIFKLCQLFIMALIALTLFFRTEMDHDSLDGAGVYAGAIFFTIITVMFNGMAEISMTIAKLPVFYKQRDLLFFPSWAYAIPSWILKIPVTIAEVALWVFLTYYVIGYDPNVGRLFKQYLILLLISQMASSLFRAIAALGRNMIVANTFGSFSVLTLLTLGGFILSKRDIKKWWIWGFWISPLMYGQNALMTNEFLGNSWHNDTHNLGLDYLDSRAFFKDAYWYWLGLGALVGFVLFFNVVFGFALDFLGPFDKPQAVIAEEPTHEGSPAEVELPRIETGKDGSVVESSHGKKKGMVLPFEPHSITFDEVVYSVDMPQEMKEQGVQEDKLVLLKGVSGAFRPGVLTALMGVSGAGKTTLMDVLAGRKTGGYIEGNIKISGYPKKQETFARISGYCEQNDIHSPHVTVYESLLYSAWLRLPSSVDSKTRKMFIEEVMELVELNPLRNSLVGLPGVSGLSTEQRKRLTIAVELVANPSIIFMDEPTSGLDARAAAIVMRTVRNTVDTGRTVVCTIHQPSIDIFEAFDELFLMKRGGQEIYVGPLGRHSSHLIKYFESIDGVSKIKDGYNPATWMLEVTTTAQELGLGVDFTDLYRNSDLYRRNKQLIQELGQPAPGSKDLYFPTQFSQNFFVQCQACLWKQRWSYWRNPPYTAVRFFFTTFIAIMFGTMFWDLGGKRSTRGDLMNALGSMYTAVLFLGVQNSSSVQPVVAVERTVFYREKAAGMYSALPYAFSQILVELPYIFTQAVTYGVIVYAMIGFEWTAEKFFWYLFFMYFTLLYFTFYGMMGVAVTPNHHVASIVSAAFYAIWNLFSGFVVARPSIPIWWRWYYWACPVAWTLYGLVGSQFGDVMELMEAEGNKTVKAFIEDSYGIKHDFIGVAAVVVAGIAVLFGFTFAVAIKTFNFQKR
- the LOC137835991 gene encoding pleiotropic drug resistance protein 1-like isoform X1 — encoded protein: MEGSDIYRASNSMRARSSTVWRNNSVEVFSRSSREEDDEEALKWAALEKLPTYNRLRKGLLTASHGAANEIDVADLGYQERHKLLERLVKVAEEDNESFLLKLKDRIDRVGLDIPTIEVRYEHLKIEAEAFVGGRALPSFINSATNVIEGFLNFLHILPSRKKHVTILKDVSGVIKPRRMTLLLGPPSSGKTTLLLALSGKLDKSLQVRHKSIITIFSLKTKVERKTNMNTDVFVVQVSGKVTYNGHELNEFVPQRTAAYISQHDVHIGEMTVRETLAFSARCQGVGSRYDMLSELSRREKAANIKPDPDLDVYMKATATAGQESSIVTDYTMKILGLDICADTMVGDEMLRGISGGQRKRVTTGEMLVGPANALFMDEISTGLDSSTTFQIVSCLRQYVHILNGTAVISLLQPAPETYDLFDDIILISDGQVVYHGPREYVLDFFESMGFRCPERKGAADFLQEVTSKKDQAQYWVRRDQPYRFVTVTQFAEAFQSFHIGRKLGQELAVSFDKTKSHPAALTTKKFGINKKELLKANFSREYLLMKRNSFVYIFKLCQLFIMALIALTLFFRTEMDHDSLDGAGVYAGAIFFTIITVMFNGMAEISMTIAKLPVFYKQRDLLFFPSWAYAIPSWILKIPVTIAEVALWVFLTYYVIGYDPNVGRLFKQYLILLLISQMASSLFRAIAALGRNMIVANTFGSFSVLTLLTLGGFILSKRDIKKWWIWGFWISPLMYGQNALMTNEFLGNSWHNDTHNLGLDYLDSRAFFKDAYWYWLGLGALVGFVLFFNVVFGFALDFLGPFDKPQAVIAEEPTHEGSPAEVELPRIETGKDGSVVESSHGKKKGMVLPFEPHSITFDEVVYSVDMPQEMKEQGVQEDKLVLLKGVSGAFRPGVLTALMGVSGAGKTTLMDVLAGRKTGGYIEGNIKISGYPKKQETFARISGYCEQNDIHSPHVTVYESLLYSAWLRLPSSVDSKTRKMFIEEVMELVELNPLRNSLVGLPGVSGLSTEQRKRLTIAVELVANPSIIFMDEPTSGLDARAAAIVMRTVRNTVDTGRTVVCTIHQPSIDIFEAFDELFLMKRGGQEIYVGPLGRHSSHLIKYFESIDGVSKIKDGYNPATWMLEVTTTAQELGLGVDFTDLYRNSDLYRRNKQLIQELGQPAPGSKDLYFPTQFSQNFFVQCQACLWKQRWSYWRNPPYTAVRFFFTTFIAIMFGTMFWDLGGKRSTRGDLMNALGSMYTAVLFLGVQNSSSVQPVVAVERTVFYREKAAGMYSALPYAFSQILVELPYIFTQAVTYGVIVYAMIGFEWTAEKFFWYLFFMYFTLLYFTFYGMMGVAVTPNHHVASIVSAAFYAIWNLFSGFVVARPSIPIWWRWYYWACPVAWTLYGLVGSQFGDVMELMEAEGNKTVKAFIEDSYGIKHDFIGVAAVVVAGIAVLFGFTFAVAIKTFNFQKR